DNA sequence from the Devosia lacusdianchii genome:
GGCGACGCCGGGTCGGCCTCCAGCAGGGCGGCCGAACCGATTACGGTCTGCCGCGCCAGTTGCTCGGCGATGGCATGGGACAGACCCAGCTTCCGGCCCGCCTCAGCCAGGGCTTCCACCATATGGAAGACGTATGCTGGACCCGACCCGGAAACGGCCGTCACCGCGTCGATCTGGCTTTCATCATCGAACCACACGACCGGCCCGGCAGCGGCAAGCAGGGCCTCAGCGACCTGCCGATCCTCTGCACCAATATCCGGCCCACCCACCGCCCCGGTAATACCCTTGCCGATCTGCGCCGGGGTGTTCGGCATGGTGCGCACGATCCGGCCCATGCCCAGGCCCCGCGATAGCCTGGCAATATCAATGCCCGCCGCTATCGAGATCGCCAGCGTATTTGGCCCGACGATGGGCAACAGGGACGCCATCACCGCGTCGATGATCTGCGGCTTAACCGCCAGCACCAGCACGTTAGGCAGAAGCCCGCTGGCATCGGTGTTGAGGATCAGCCCGAAATCTTCGGCCAGTTCCAGCGCAGCGGCACCGGGAACCGGATCAACCAGGATAAGATTGGTGGGAGCCAGTCCCGCATTGAGCCAGCCGCGCGCCAATGCAACGCCCATCTTGCCGGCGCCAACCAGCATGACCGGCCCGATATTGCGCAGCGACACACTCATGCCTCACCGACCGTTTCGAACATGACATGGCTCAGCGCGTCGGCGGCAGTCTTGCCGGCCCAGACCACGAACTGGAACGCCTGGTAGTAAAGGTCGCAACTATCAGTCGCCGAGCGCAGCAGCGCCTCGCATTGCTGCGGCGACACCTCGGCGCCCCCGGTCAGCAGGTGCGAATTGCGGAACAGCACCACGCCTTCCTTGTTCCAGATATCGAAGTGGCCGATCCAGAGCTGCTCGTTAATGAGCGAAATCAATTGCTTGATTTCGCCCCGCCGACCCTCCGGCACCTTGAGGTCGAAGGCGCAGGCAATATGCAAGCTCTCCAGATCTTCCATCCAGTTGAACGACACGTGATAGTCGCTCCAGCCGCCACGGACAGAAATGGAAATCTCGTCGGCGTCCTGTCGCTCGAACGTCCAGTCATTGATCGAGGCGATGTGCTCGATGATGTCCACCGGATGGACATTGCGATCGGGCTCGACTTGAAGAAGCGACATTGACGATTTCCGTCCTGGCAACGCGAGTGGTCGATCAACGCGGCCCAATGGGCCGACAATTGTGGGATACTCAGGGAACTGGCCGCACGCACAAAGGCTTACGAATCGTCCTGATGATTTGACCCTACACCGCCCCGTTGATTCCGGGGACGCGACGCAGACCGAGGACGGCAATCTCTTGTGGATGATGATCGGCGCGACAGTGTTAACGGACTGTTAACATCGCCGCAGAGTTAACAGCGAAACTGCCTCAAAACAGGCCATCCGCATGGGTCCAGCCGGTCGCAAGAGCGTCTCTCCACGGCTCGAAGCCGTTGGCGACCGCCTGCTCAGCCGCAGCGTGATGGTCGTATTGCACGACACGCAGATCGGTCGTCCAACGACCATTGCGCCGCTCGACGATCGCATAGCGCGCGTCGGGCGAGCCGTGAACCAGTTGCAGTCCGACGCTGCCCGGATTGATGATCTGCCGGCCATCGCGCAGCCGCACCGATCGGGCGATATGGGTATGGCCGCAGAGCATCACCGGATAGTCGATACCCGCGGCGGCCCGGTTCACGCTTTCCTCAGCGGGCAGGGTCATGCGCCGATCTTGATACCACCCATCGAGCCAGGGTGCGTTGTCGCTGGCCGGAGTACCGTGGCAAAGGAATATCTCGCCATTGAACACCGCCGTGGCGGGCATGGCTTCGAGCCAGGCGCGATGTGCGGCCTTCATGCGCATGAGGGCGAAGCGATCAACCGGGTCGAGGTCCTTGCCTTCGCGGTTGCGCTCGACCAGCCAGCGATCGTGATTGCCACGGATCACCGGGCCGTCGAGCTGCATCAGCCGGTCGGCAGCCCCGGCCGGATCGAGCGGGCCGCTGACATGGTCGCCAAGGCAGAGCGTCGCGTCGACGCCCTGCACGGCAATGTCAGCCAGCACAGCGTCCAGAGCCAGTGCATTGCCATGCACATCTGAGATGACGGCGAAGCGCAAGCTCAGCTTGCTTTGGTCTTGCTGCCCTTGAGGGCGGCGAGTTCCTTGCGCAATGCGTCGATTTCCTCGCCCTGCACCTGCACCAGCTCTCGCAGCGCGTCGAAATCCTCGCGCTTGACCAGATCCATGTCGGCAACGAAGCGGTGCGCCTGCGATTTGACCGCGGTCTCGACCTCGCGGCGAACGCCGTCGGCAACGCCCGCGGCCTCGTTCATCACCCGTCCCAGACCGTCAAATATCTTGCTGTTCTGGCTCATCGCACATCCATTCGGTTCGGCCCCTTGGCTTGATATTTAGGCGATGCCTCCCGACTTGACCAGAGAGGCCGAAGCGGCAATGGTCCGGCCGATTGCCGCAGGAGCCTTTTTTGCCCTTCCCCGATATCAATCCGATCGCCTTTGCCCTTGGCCCGTTTTTCGGCATCGGTCCGCTCGAGATACGCTGGTACGCCCTCGGCTATCTCTTCGGCGTCGGCCTTGGCGCTGCCTATGGCTATTTGCTGCTCGCCAATACGCGGCTTTGGGCCAAGGGCAAGCCGCCTTTCCCCGCGCAGGATATCTGGGATTTCGCCTTCTGGACCATGCTGGCCATCGTCATCGGTGGCCGCGCCGGCTATGTGCTGTTCTACAACCTGCCCTACTATCTGGCGAACCCCACCGAGATCATCAACACGCTCGACGGCGGCATGTCCTTCCATGGCGGCATGCTGGGGCTGGTGCTGGCGGTCATCCTGTTCACGCGATCCAAACAGGGCAATTTGTTGAGCGGCCTCGACCTCATCGCCTCGGTCAGCACGATCGGCATTTTCCTCGTGCGCATTGCCAACTTCATCAATGCCGAACTCTATGGTGCTCCGACCACCCTGCCCTGGGGCGTCGTTTTCCCGACCGATCCCGACCAGACCGCCCGCCACCCAAGCCAGCTTTACGAGGCGGCGCTCGAGGGCCTGCTGCTCTTCCTCGTTATCCGCATCTTCACCCACGTCTTCTACAGCCTGCGCCGCCCCGGCATGGTCGCCGGCATCTTCGGCATCGGCTACGGGCTGTCGCGCATTGCGGTAGAGTTCGTCCGCCTGCCCGATAGCCAGCTCGGCTACCTCTTCGGTGGTTGGTTCACCATGGGCATGCTGCTCAGCCTGCCGCTAGTGCTGGGAGGAATTGGGCTCGTGGTTTTTGCGGCTACCCGCAAGCAGAGCACGCTGCGAGAGCCCGGGCATGTCTGACGCCCCGACCCTGCCCGAACTGATCGACATGCAGATCCGCACCACCGGCCCGATGTCGGTTGCGACCTATATGGGCCTGTGCCTCACCCACCCTTCCAAGGGCTATTACAAGGGCGCTGATCCATTGGGCGCGGCTGGCGACTTCGTCACGGCGCCAGAGATCAGCCAGATGTTCGGCGAATTGATCGGCTTTTTCTTCGTTAGCCTCTGGCAGCAGATGGGCAGCCCAAAGGAATTCACCCTGCTCGAATTGGGCCCGGGTCGCGGCACCCTGATGGCCGACATGCTGCGGGTGGCTTGCCGCGCTGAAGGCTTTCGCGATGGTCTCGACCTGCGCCTGTTCGAGACCAACCCCGCGCTCATCGCCGAGCAGAATGCCCGTCTCGAGCCCTATGGCCCGAAATGGATCGACGGCTTCGACAAGGTCGGACCGGGGCCATTGCTGGTCGTCGCCAACGAGTTCTTCGACGCCCTGCCGATCCGCCAGTTCGTCCGCGGCGTGGATGGCTGGCACGAACGCATGGTGGGCCTCAGCGACGGCAAGCGCAGCTTCGGCCTCAGTCCGACCCCGATACCGGCATCGGCAATGCCCGAAGCGGTTGCCAATGCAGAGCCGAACAGCGTGCTCGAAGTGGGGCTTGCCAATGGCGAGGTCATGACGCGCCTGGCTCGTACCGTCTCGACCCAGGGCGGCGCCATCCTCGCCATCGACTACGGCTATGCCCGCACCCAGACGGGCGAGACGTTGCAAGGCGTGCGCCGGCATCAATATGCCGATGTGCTCGACGCGCCGGGCGAAGTCGATCTCTCGGCCCATGTGGATTTCGAGGCCTTGGGTGCTGTCGCCGCCAAGGCTGGCCTCACGGTCCAACCGCTGGCGACGCAAGGGCAGTTCCTGACGCGAATGGGCATCAACGACCGCGCCAAGGCGTTGAGCGGGGCCAATCCGGGCTCTGCCGCAGATATCGCTTCCGCCAAGGCAAGGCTGGTTGCGCCCGAACAGATGGGCAATCTGTTCAAGGCCTTCTGCGCCGCCAGTCCGGGCCTGCAACCACCGGGATTTGCCTGATGACCCAACCATTCGAGCAAAGCGCAGCCCTGGCCGCCATCAGCGCCATCAGGCACGGCTTTTATGGCCGCCGGGGCGGCGTGTCGCAGGGCGACTTCGCGTCCAACAACATGTCTTACGTCCAAACGGACAGCGTCGAAGCCACCACCGCCAATCGCCGCCAGGTTACAGCGGCCATGCAATTTGAGAGCGACGCCCTCTGCGTACTCAAGCAAGTGCATTCCGCCACCGTGCGCGTGGTGACCGGCCGGCAGGAAAATCCCGCCAGCCACGTTGGCGGGTCACACCCATTCGAGGCTGACGCCATGGTCACCAATGTCCCGGGCCTGCTGCTCGGCATTCTGACCGCAGATTGTACGCCAATCCTTTTCGCAGACCCCGAGGCCGGTGTGATCGGAGCCACCCATGCCGGCTGGCGCGGTGCCGCGCATGGCATCTGTGAGGCGACAGTCGATGCCATGGTCAGGCTGGGCGCTGATCCTGCCCGTATCATTGCCGCCATCGGTCCAACGATATCTGGCGCCAACTACCAGGTCGGCCCGCAATTCGTCGCCGATGAACTCAAGCTCTATCCGAACGCGCGCAATCGGGTCTTCGTGCCTGAAGGTGACGTGGAACACTTCGATCTGCCGGGATTCGTGGAAGATTGCCTCCGCGATACGGGCGTGCTGGGCATCGACCGCGTCGGCGGCTGCACCTATGCTCACCCCGACCGCTACTTCTCCCACCGCTACGCCACCCATCATGGGACACGGACCGGCCGGCAAATCGCCGTCATCGGACTGACGTGAATCTTTAGCCATCCGACGTTTGTTGCGTTGCGAGTCCTCTTTAGCTCCGCTAAAGCTCGCCTCGAAACTGGATGGCCGCCCTTTTTGGCGGCCCGTTGAGACAGGATCGCGCTTATGAAGCTGGTGACCGGTAACTCCAACCGCGCCCTCGCCCAGGCTATCGCCAGCTACCTCGAGCTCCCTCTGACAGACTGTACGGTCAAGCGCTTCGCCGACAAGGAAGTCTATGTGGAAGTGCACGAGAATGTGCGCGGCGAGGATGC
Encoded proteins:
- the proC gene encoding pyrroline-5-carboxylate reductase → MSVSLRNIGPVMLVGAGKMGVALARGWLNAGLAPTNLILVDPVPGAAALELAEDFGLILNTDASGLLPNVLVLAVKPQIIDAVMASLLPIVGPNTLAISIAAGIDIARLSRGLGMGRIVRTMPNTPAQIGKGITGAVGGPDIGAEDRQVAEALLAAAGPVVWFDDESQIDAVTAVSGSGPAYVFHMVEALAEAGRKLGLSHAIAEQLARQTVIGSAALLEADPASPAVLRQNVTSPNGTTAAGLAVLMEELTPLIERTTEAARRRSEELGRG
- a CDS encoding YbjN domain-containing protein yields the protein MSLLQVEPDRNVHPVDIIEHIASINDWTFERQDADEISISVRGGWSDYHVSFNWMEDLESLHIACAFDLKVPEGRRGEIKQLISLINEQLWIGHFDIWNKEGVVLFRNSHLLTGGAEVSPQQCEALLRSATDSCDLYYQAFQFVVWAGKTAADALSHVMFETVGEA
- a CDS encoding metallophosphoesterase family protein, coding for MRFAVISDVHGNALALDAVLADIAVQGVDATLCLGDHVSGPLDPAGAADRLMQLDGPVIRGNHDRWLVERNREGKDLDPVDRFALMRMKAAHRAWLEAMPATAVFNGEIFLCHGTPASDNAPWLDGWYQDRRMTLPAEESVNRAAAGIDYPVMLCGHTHIARSVRLRDGRQIINPGSVGLQLVHGSPDARYAIVERRNGRWTTDLRVVQYDHHAAAEQAVANGFEPWRDALATGWTHADGLF
- a CDS encoding accessory factor UbiK family protein; this encodes MSQNSKIFDGLGRVMNEAAGVADGVRREVETAVKSQAHRFVADMDLVKREDFDALRELVQVQGEEIDALRKELAALKGSKTKAS
- the lgt gene encoding prolipoprotein diacylglyceryl transferase, with the translated sequence MPFPDINPIAFALGPFFGIGPLEIRWYALGYLFGVGLGAAYGYLLLANTRLWAKGKPPFPAQDIWDFAFWTMLAIVIGGRAGYVLFYNLPYYLANPTEIINTLDGGMSFHGGMLGLVLAVILFTRSKQGNLLSGLDLIASVSTIGIFLVRIANFINAELYGAPTTLPWGVVFPTDPDQTARHPSQLYEAALEGLLLFLVIRIFTHVFYSLRRPGMVAGIFGIGYGLSRIAVEFVRLPDSQLGYLFGGWFTMGMLLSLPLVLGGIGLVVFAATRKQSTLREPGHV
- a CDS encoding class I SAM-dependent methyltransferase, translated to MSDAPTLPELIDMQIRTTGPMSVATYMGLCLTHPSKGYYKGADPLGAAGDFVTAPEISQMFGELIGFFFVSLWQQMGSPKEFTLLELGPGRGTLMADMLRVACRAEGFRDGLDLRLFETNPALIAEQNARLEPYGPKWIDGFDKVGPGPLLVVANEFFDALPIRQFVRGVDGWHERMVGLSDGKRSFGLSPTPIPASAMPEAVANAEPNSVLEVGLANGEVMTRLARTVSTQGGAILAIDYGYARTQTGETLQGVRRHQYADVLDAPGEVDLSAHVDFEALGAVAAKAGLTVQPLATQGQFLTRMGINDRAKALSGANPGSAADIASAKARLVAPEQMGNLFKAFCAASPGLQPPGFA
- the pgeF gene encoding peptidoglycan editing factor PgeF, which translates into the protein MTQPFEQSAALAAISAIRHGFYGRRGGVSQGDFASNNMSYVQTDSVEATTANRRQVTAAMQFESDALCVLKQVHSATVRVVTGRQENPASHVGGSHPFEADAMVTNVPGLLLGILTADCTPILFADPEAGVIGATHAGWRGAAHGICEATVDAMVRLGADPARIIAAIGPTISGANYQVGPQFVADELKLYPNARNRVFVPEGDVEHFDLPGFVEDCLRDTGVLGIDRVGGCTYAHPDRYFSHRYATHHGTRTGRQIAVIGLT